From the genome of Myxococcus xanthus:
TGCAGCTTGTTCCCACTGACGTTCATGCTCGAACGGGGCACACCGGTGGCTTCGCAGGAGGCCAATAATGGAGCATCTTGTGCAGACGGTCGAAGGCGGTCCTCCCTTGAGTGACGAGGAGGTTCGGCTCTTCGAGATGCGCCATGGCCTCGGTCTGCCTGGCCAGTACCGAGAATTCCTGCTGTCGATGAATGGTGGACGGCCAGAGCGCGACCTCTTCACCATCGATGGCCTCCCGGGGAACCCGATTGGTCGAATCCACCTGTTCTTTGGTCTCAACGATCCCATTGAGTCATGCAATCTGGACTGGAACCTTGGCGTATTTGCGGGACGCGTGCCTGAATGGCTCCTTCCTATTGCGACGACAGAGGGGGCCGACAAGATTTGCTTGGCGACTACGGGGGACAGGGTAGGTGGAGTCTTCTATTGGGACGCCCATGCGCATCCCGGCGCGAAGAGTATCTACCTCTTAGCGGATGGCTTTGGCGCCTTCGTCTCGTCGCTGCAGTCTGACGAACTGTCCCCTAGCGTTCTCAAGGTGTAGGGCCCCTTTCAAGAGGCGGTTCCTGAAAGACGTGCTGGTGCGGCGACCGGGCGGGACGTGGGTACTGCGGGCGAAATGGAGGAGTCCCAGGTGCGCGTCGGCAAGCGCGTCTGGCTGCCCTTCCTCCGCGCCCGCCGGTACATGCAGTCCCGCCAGTCGCTGTTGGAGTATTCGCTCACCCAGTTCTTCCATGAGGCGGAGCGGTACCGGCCCTAACTTGGAGCTGCCGCTCCTCGCGCGCCAAGCGGCATCGGATGGCGCGCAGGTCGCGGCGCAGTGTGCGCGTGGCGTGGGACTCGTGCACGGAGTCAGCGAGTGTGTAGCCCGGCTGCTCCTCGTCTGCTGGTGTTCTCTCAGCCGTCCATGTCATGACGGCGACCGCACCGGCTCCTCGCTCACTTGTCTTGACGCGTTGCCGAATGTGGCCTTGACGTGCTGATGACGCAGCGTTCGGATTCTGGGTAGGCACGCGTGCTAATCACGCCAACTGGCGCACTTTCCATCCGGTCTGCGCCAGCCGGGGCCGCCGCGGCTCCCGCAGCCGCCGCTGCCATATCCATAGTGGCTGCGCGAAGTGCCCCTGCGATTGTTTCCATTGCTGCCCCGGGAGTTCTGGTGAGGCTTCGGACCCGTTAGATTTGCTTGCCGCTCCGCTTCGGCAACCTGAGCGCGCTCCGACTGAGTCAGCAAGGCCTTGTGGCAGAGGTTCGGGTACTTGCCATCAAGGCACACCTTCAGGTTCTCGCGTCGCTCTGCCTCGGCAACCTGCGTGCGTTCCGACTGCGTCAGCAAGGCCTTGTGGCAGAGGTTTGGGTACTTGCCATCAAGGCACACCTTCAGGTTCTCGCGTCGCTCTGCCTCGGCAACCTGCGTGCGCTCTGACTGCGTCAGCAGGGCTTTGTGGCAGAGGTTCGGGTACTTGCCATCAAGGCACACCTTCAGGTTCTCGCGTCGCTCTGCCTCGGCAACCTGCGTGCGCTCTGACTGCGTCAGCAGGGCTTTGTGGCAGAGGTTCGGGTACTTGCCATCAAGGCACACCTTCAGGTTCTCGCGTCGCTCTGCCTCGGCAACCTGCGTGCGCTCTGACTGCGTCAGCAGGGCTTTGTGGCAGAGGTTCGGGTACTTGCCATCAAGGCACACCTTCAGGTTCTCGCGTCGCTCTGCCTCGGCTGTGGTTTGAGCGTACGCACCTGTTGAGAGCGCCATCGCCAGGACTGCGGAGAATAATAGCTGGGACATCCTTTCCCCCTCGTCTGGTGCTTCAGGCCGCTCTCTGTTTGTTGCGGCTTAGGAGATTACACTTCGAGGCGGTGCCCCGAGAAGAGGTCGAGCGATTATGACTGGGAGTCGACCATGGAAGACGCGCAAAAATGCAAGAGCCGGGACGTTTGACGCCGCCTTGGGCCCGCAGTAGTGCGGCCTTGGGAGCTCCCTCGTCGCGGGGAAGTTGTCGTCTCGGCAAACAGGGTGAGCCGACGACGGCACGGGCTCGCCGCGCGCACTCCCCATGACGCATTCATGACGTAGCGACCGAACTTCGGGTAGGCGCAGGTGGGCAGTGCTTCTAAATAGCATCGAGCGGCGTGGAAGAGACGTGAAGTACGTCGGCGTCCAGCTTGTGGTAATCCCCTGGGCTCGTGGCTGCCAGCCGCACGGCAGCCAGCGAAGAACAGGGTGACACATCACGCTCAACGATTCGCAGGCGAAATGGGCTTTGACGCCGCAACGTGTGCCAGCAATGAGCGCATTTCTGCGAGCCGTCTGCGTCCTTCGCGCACCACATCTCGGCAACAACGCTGGAAGCGGGATCTAGAACCGCACGGGCAGAGGGAATTTT
Proteins encoded in this window:
- a CDS encoding SMI1/KNR4 family protein yields the protein MEHLVQTVEGGPPLSDEEVRLFEMRHGLGLPGQYREFLLSMNGGRPERDLFTIDGLPGNPIGRIHLFFGLNDPIESCNLDWNLGVFAGRVPEWLLPIATTEGADKICLATTGDRVGGVFYWDAHAHPGAKSIYLLADGFGAFVSSLQSDELSPSVLKV